One Brassica oleracea var. oleracea cultivar TO1000 chromosome C7, BOL, whole genome shotgun sequence genomic window carries:
- the LOC106303395 gene encoding F-box/FBD/LRR-repeat protein At4g26340-like: MSFAVIIITIVVIVVSFFISQLRSMKPFRFLQSAGSNRVELSLVTTSSYMDIISHLPDDLLLRILSFNTTKDAIPTSLLSKRWRSLWTLAPGLGFKDRNHNDIAQWIHLAVIRHLRELRIETRPSKQVSIALPSTLYTSETLQRLTLINCLLLDVPAHVLIPSLKTLSLKFVTCSVTDKTSLQRLLSGCPNLEELSVEQDLIDFNIVVPSLQRLHMSQQSFESRRLYVLDAPSLKYLKITDTVSWNLRQIENMPELVRAHVNIWGGDSTQRFLKALTSVRHLTLSMTTPKFVNPSGVIFNQLVHLVLCTFSGHCWDLVICMLQDSPKLRFLKLIDDELGIYLSGIDIPTGWKQPSSVPECLLHSLEAFEWFGYRGRQGEKEMATYVLKNATCLKTATFSPLSTDLGEKYQMLKELASVATASASCQLLLD; this comes from the exons ATGAGTTTTGCTGTGATCATCATAACTATTGTTGTTATTGTTGTTTCGTTTTTCATTTCTCAACTACGGTCTATGAAACCCTTTAGGTTTCTCCAATCTGCAGGCTCTAACCGTGTAGAATTGTCCTTGGTCACTACTAGTTCTTACATGGACATCATCAGTCATCTCCCCGATGATTTGCTCTTGCGAATATTGTCATTCAACACGACAAAAGATGCCATACCCACAAGCCTTTTATCCAAAAGGTGGCGTTCTCTTTGGACTTTAGCACCAGGACTTGGCTTTAAAGATAGAAATCATAATG ATATTGCACAATGGATTCATCTTGCAGTTATTCGCCATCTGCGTGAGCTGCGTATCGAAACTCGCCCTTCCAAGCAAGTGTCTATTGCTTTGCCGAGTACCCTGTATACCTCCGAAACGCTCCAGAGACTGACACTCATAAACTGCCTTCTTCTTGATGTTCCTGCTCACGTCCTTATCCCGTCTCTCAAAACTCTGAGCCTTAAGTTTGTCACCTGCTCAGTCACAGACAAGACGTCTCTACAAAGACTTTTATCCGGTTGTCCAAACCTTGAAGAATTGTCTGTGGAACAAGATCTTATAGACTTCAATATCGTGGTGCCTTCCTTACAAAGGCTACATATGTCTCAGCAAAGTTTTGAATCACGTAGGCTGTACGTGCTAGATGCTCCTTCTTTGAAGTACCTTAAGATTACAGATACTGTAAGTTGGAACCTTCGTCAAATTGAAAACATGCCTGAGCTGGTAAGAGCACATGTTAATATTTGGGGAGGAGATAGTACCCAAAGGTTTCTGAAAGCTCTTACTTCCGTCCGTCATCTTACGCTATCGATGACAACTCCAAAG TTTGTGAATCCCTCTGGTGTGATCTTCAACCAGCTTGTCCATCTAGTCTTGTGTACATTTAGTGGACATTGTTGGGATCTAGTTATTTGTATGCTCCAAGATTCTCCCAAACTAAGATTCCTCAAACTCATTGATGAT GAGCTTGGCATATATCTCTCTGGCATAGATATCCCAACTGGTTGGAAGCAGCCGAGTTCTGTTCCAGAGTGTTTACTGCACAGTCTTGAGGCCTTTGAGTGGTTCGGGTACAGAGGAAGACAAGGAGAAAAAGAGATGGCAACATATGTGCTAAAGAATGCTACTTGTTTAAAGACGGCGACATTTTCTCCGTTATCAACTGATTTGGGAGAGAAGTATCAGATGCTCAAGGAGTTGGCATCTGTAGCTACAGCTTCTGCTTCGTGTCAGCTTCTTCTTGACTGA
- the LOC106301501 gene encoding E3 ubiquitin-protein ligase RING1-like: MAARYWCHMCSQVVNPIIEAEIKCPYCQSGFLEEMSGENNGGSSSSLREVQDQETGFGTDRALTLWGPVLVGMMSNPRRRRRFRRTEFGVDNDEVNVAVDNHHHRRHHDREHEGEIDLDMEVDSIMRRRRRSSAAILQLLQGIREGLNSDHESPDGNSFGGYLARPELDHLLRSLADNDLIRRQGTLPARKEAVDNLPTVKICEPLQCSVCLDEFEKGCEAKEMPCKHKFHIRCIVPWLELHSSCPVCRYELPPDEELKTDLVRPRTRSVGVNLSNENVEENARNISGSERRFSLRWPFSGLFFSSSSLSGSTSGSSQLNENAS, encoded by the coding sequence ATGGCGGCTAGGTATTGGTGTCATATGTGTTCACAAGTGGTGAATCCAATCATTGAAGCCGAGATCAAATGTCCCTATTGCCAAAGTGGGTTCTTAGAGGAAATGAGCGGTGAGAATAATGGCGGAAGCAGCAGCAGCCTAAGGGAGGTTCAAGACCAAGAGACCGGTTTTGGTACAGACCGTGCATTGACTCTGTGGGGTCCAGTCTTGGTTGGAATGATGAGCAATCCTAGGAGACGTAGAAGGTTTAGGAGGACAGAGTTTGGTGTTGATAATGATGAGGTCAATGTTGCTGTCGATAATCATCATCATCGTCGTCATCACGACAGGGAACATGAAGGAGAGATTGATTTAGATATGGAGGTTGATTCTATCATGAGGAGGAGACGGAGAAGCTCAGCTGCGATACTGCAGTTGCTTCAAGGCATTCGTGAAGGGCTTAACTCAGATCATGAGAGCCCAGACGGGAACAGTTTTGGAGGTTACTTAGCTCGACCGGAGTTAGACCACTTGCTTCGAAGTCTAGCTGATAACGATCTAATAAGGCGACAAGGGACTCTTCCAGCACGAAAAGAGGCAGTGGATAATCTCCCAACGGTTAAGATATGTGAGCCGTTGCAATGCTCAGTTTGTTTGGATGAGTTTGAGAAAGGATGTGAAGCTAAAGAGATGCCCTGTAAGCACAAGTTTCACATCAGGTGTATAGTACCGTGGCTTGAGCTTCACAGTTCGTGTCCCGTGTGCCGATATGAACTACCTCCTGATGAGGAGTTAAAGACTGATCTGGTGAGACCGAGAACAAGAAGCGTAGGGGTCAACTTAAGTAATGAGAACGTGGAAGAGAATGCCAGGAACATTAGTGGGAGCGAGAGAAGGTTCTCATTACGGTGGCCGTTCAGTGGATTGTTTTTTTCCTCCTCTTCGTTATCAGGATCAACATCAGGGTCGTCTCAGCTCAATGAGAACGCTAGTTAA
- the LOC106303623 gene encoding uncharacterized protein LOC106303623, producing MEGTISPLCLRSSSSLSYFSSNLSLDSHRTLGFTTSVDSLRSSSLRLFLSPTRGSLRTPTISAEEVRDVPMPKVDKSGRLSSPRAARELALVILYAACLQGSDPIRLFEKRINARREPGYEFDKICLLKYNHMSFGGPPVKTETSEEEDELVRHDENESKIEAEVLSAPPKLVYSKLVLRFAKKLLAAAADKWDTHVVTIEKISPPDWKSAPAGRILEFSILHLEMSEIAVIETRHPIVINEAVDLAKRFCDGSAPRIINGCLRTFVKDRAATPTPQALESKQEVPV from the exons ATGGAGGGAACCATCTCTCCGCTTTGCCTACGTTCTTCATCGAGCCTATCTTACTTCTCTAGCAACCTTTCACTAGACTCTCACCGTACTCTTGGTTTTACTACATCCGTGGATTCGCTCCGGTCGTCGTCACTACGGTTGTTTCTTTCTCCGACGAGAGGATCTCTCCGTACGCCGACAATCTCCGCGGAGGAAGTGAGAGATGTGCCGATGCCGAAGGTTGATAAGAGCGGTCGATTAAGCAGTCCCCGCGCCGCCCGCGAGCTCGCTCT TGTAATACTTTATGCTGCATGCTTACAAGGCTCCGACCCTATTCGTCTCTTTGAGAAGAGGATCAATGCTAGAAGAG AGCCTGGATACGAGTTTGACAAGATTTGTTTGTTGAAATACAACCACATGAGCTTTGGAGGACCTCCTGTTAAAACAGAAACTAGTGAAGAGGAAGATGAGCTTGTGCGCCATGATGAAAATGAGTCCAAGATTG AAGCGGAAGTGCTTTCAGCTCCTCCAAAGCTGGTGTACAGCAAGCTTGTTTTACG GTTTGCAAAGAAACTCTTGGCTGCAGCGGCTGATAAATGGGATACTCATGTCGTCACCATCGAGAAAATCTCCCCTCCAGATTGGAAG AGTGCACCGGCTGGAAGAATACTAGAGTTTTCGATTCTTCACTTAGAAATGTCTGAAATTGCAGTCATTGAAACTCGACACCCGATTGTCATTAACGAG GCTGTTGATCTTGCAAAACGGTTCTGCGATGGATCAGCGCCACGCATAATCAACGGATGCCTTAGGACATTTGTCAAGGATAGAGCAGCAACACCAACACCTCAAGCTTTAGAATCAAAGCAAGAAGTGCCGGTTTAA